In one window of Allorhodopirellula heiligendammensis DNA:
- a CDS encoding alpha/beta hydrolase family protein, translating to MSDKIMVQCSHCDKRLRATPAAQARRARCPACQTVLTIPATTDTPLSINRESAPTHPQGSESNPQSSGQTSRMPRPVVAATEQEPVPAVPPASDPLDFDHFSDNPYLHSAPIRTIPPTSNRLATASSETNKNLVPAWLMVGLAGGGIAAAALFVGGAVALWSVLSITTSVAAPSETLAAPSGSSGVASPTTPQHALPPARAIDPAKLGYVDLPPLGAEEETFPSGVTSYFVRLSGSADKPAGRMQMRIYLPPGEHGMGALPCVLVAPAGTPLLHGVDLDQNTDYHDETLPYAEAGMVVIAYSLDGPVSEAAQQNEQILMGELATQFPRFRDAGGGVANGRMAVQYALQQLPMVDSERINCAGHSSAATVALLLAAAEPKINRVAAFAAAYDLESRMADVVSNPSIQQLLPGVGAFVMKTSPINVTHSIECPVLVFHARDDTNVPIGDAEKFIAKLRRSNKEVDPIIVTSGGHYQSMIDQGIPAAIKFFSSSD from the coding sequence ATGAGCGACAAGATCATGGTGCAGTGCAGTCATTGCGACAAGCGACTGCGGGCGACGCCGGCCGCGCAGGCCCGACGTGCACGATGTCCCGCATGCCAGACCGTCCTTACGATTCCAGCAACAACCGATACACCCCTATCGATCAATCGCGAGTCTGCGCCGACCCATCCTCAAGGATCTGAGTCGAATCCTCAATCGTCTGGCCAAACCAGTCGCATGCCGAGGCCTGTGGTTGCCGCAACCGAACAGGAACCAGTCCCGGCAGTGCCACCGGCTTCGGATCCACTCGATTTTGATCATTTCTCAGATAATCCGTATCTACATTCTGCTCCTATCCGAACCATTCCTCCAACTTCTAATCGCCTAGCAACAGCCTCATCGGAGACCAACAAGAATTTGGTTCCCGCTTGGCTGATGGTTGGATTGGCGGGAGGCGGTATCGCCGCCGCGGCATTGTTCGTCGGCGGTGCGGTCGCGTTGTGGAGCGTACTCTCGATCACGACGAGCGTCGCTGCTCCGTCGGAGACCCTCGCAGCGCCCTCGGGCTCCTCGGGAGTGGCGTCCCCCACGACACCTCAGCATGCCCTGCCACCCGCCCGCGCTATCGATCCTGCCAAACTTGGTTACGTCGACCTACCTCCGCTAGGAGCTGAAGAAGAAACGTTTCCTTCGGGAGTGACGAGCTATTTCGTACGTCTCTCAGGGTCGGCAGATAAACCGGCAGGGCGGATGCAAATGCGGATCTACCTACCGCCCGGCGAGCACGGGATGGGGGCTCTGCCATGCGTGCTAGTCGCACCTGCGGGAACGCCGCTGCTGCACGGGGTCGATCTCGATCAAAACACGGACTACCACGATGAAACGCTTCCGTATGCCGAGGCCGGCATGGTCGTCATTGCGTACTCGCTCGACGGTCCAGTCTCTGAGGCAGCGCAGCAGAATGAGCAGATCTTAATGGGAGAGCTTGCCACTCAATTCCCACGTTTCCGCGACGCCGGAGGCGGCGTTGCCAACGGCCGGATGGCAGTGCAATACGCACTGCAGCAATTACCAATGGTGGATTCAGAACGAATCAATTGTGCCGGCCACAGTTCCGCGGCGACAGTGGCACTCTTGCTGGCCGCAGCAGAGCCCAAAATCAATCGCGTGGCCGCCTTTGCAGCCGCCTACGACCTTGAATCCCGCATGGCTGACGTGGTCTCCAATCCCAGCATTCAGCAACTGCTGCCCGGCGTTGGAGCGTTCGTGATGAAGACGTCACCGATCAACGTCACTCACTCCATCGAATGCCCCGTTCTCGTATTTCACGCTCGCGACGACACCAATGTTCCCATCGGCGACGCCGAGAAATTCATCGCGAAACTGCGTCGCTCCAATAAGGAGGTGGACCCCATCATTGTCACCAGCGGGGGGCACTATCAATCAATGATCGATCAAGGAATTCCTGCTGCGATAAAGTTCTTCAGCTCGTCGGACTAA